The following are encoded together in the Diachasmimorpha longicaudata isolate KC_UGA_2023 chromosome 3, iyDiaLong2, whole genome shotgun sequence genome:
- the LOC135160208 gene encoding uncharacterized protein LOC135160208 isoform X2, whose amino-acid sequence MSMMNSSMTNFEGNDPGNGKELSGRSDGPGDPRTSVLSELQMRSTEIGFITEVPDYENLSTSAVLHYCKCKILMPYLRLLWVMGLRPTSTDSESYSCYSVLANIHTVQVTIFMCIGYVLQYMACFRRDRGFCYKLLPVQYEQIENITRTQAYEQICYGNAVFSYLIPSVLHLVAYLYTVYLFRIKENEQLQNLMERAFLLSSNPVNRGNQKKLVRILWLFIGLSVVWMTMALVTVNVLMARGTILFQWLDHSPEHFKKLSKVLLIICTLWHDMVQGTIITSYCLQGQLLVAHLNFLKAKLLQNTLPALDWMKEILEFKKLLKYLNNDLAPAVCIYTVVNLAWAIAGTAWLLEYDTIDSTASPVPYFSIINVILWVLIAMAPFLQAARLSTACSMIQNLGHEVRVRPFVYQTTPGEDLNTILLYTSSLKMCARLFRVPITGRYLCLLLTIASIMLLVMGQCHFFS is encoded by the exons ATAGGATTCATCACCGAAGTACCTGATTACGAGAATCTAAGTACTTCAGCAGTCCTTCATTACTGCAAGTGCAAAATACTCATGCCGTATTTGAGATTACTGTGGGTAATGGGGCTGAGACCAACGAGCACAGATTCAGAAAGCTATTCGTGTTACTCGGTTCTAGCCAATATTCATACGGTCCAGGTGACCATTTTCATGTGCATTGGATATGTTCTGCAATACATGGCTTGCTTCAG GAGAGATAGAGGATTCTGCTACAAACTGCTACCCGTTCAATACGaacaaatagaaaatatcACGAGAACCCAAGCCTACGAGCAGATTTGCTACGGCAACGCTGTCTTCAGCTACCTCATCCCCAGTGTTCTCCATCTCGTAGCCTATCTCTATACAGTCTATCTATTCAGGATAAAAGAGAACGAACAGCTCCAGAACCTGATGGAGAGAGCATTTCTTCTCTCGTCGAATCCAGTCAATCGAGGAAACCAAAAGAAACTAGTCAGGATCCTCTGGCTGTTTATCGGCCTGTCGGTCGTGTGGATGACGATGGCACTTGTTACTGTCAATGTCCTGATGGCCAGAGGTACCATCCTCTTTCAATGGCTGGATCACAG TCCTGAACATTTTAAGAAATTATCGAAAGTTCTTCTTATCATCTGTACCCTATGGCACGACATGGTACAGGGAACCATCATTACGAGTTACTGCCTTCAGGGACAGTTACTAGTAGCTCATCTGAATTTTCTGAAGGCCAAACTGTTACAGAACACTCTTCCTGCGCTAGACTGGATGAAA GAAATCCTGGAGTTTAAGAAGCTCTTGAAGTACTTGAACAACGATCTTGCCCCAGCTGTCTGCATTTACACAGTCGTGAACCTCGCCTGGGCTATAGCAGGCACAGCCTGGCTTCTGGAGTACGACACTATAGACTCAACAGCCAGTCCAGTTCCCTACTTCAGCATTATCAACGTAATCCTCTGGGTGTTGATAGCAATGGCTCCATTTTTGCAAGCAGCTAGACTGAGCACAGCCTGCTCCATGATTCAGAATCTGGGCCATGAGGTGAGGGTGAGACCATTCGTCTACCAGACCACACCTGGGGAAGACCTCAACACAATTCTCCTTTACACTTCCTCGCTGAAGATGTGTGCGAGACTCTTCCGGGTGCCCATCACTGGACGTTATCTTTGTTTATTACTCACCATTGCTAGTATTATGCTCCTGGTGATGGGACAGTGCCATTTCTTTTCCTGA
- the LOC135160208 gene encoding uncharacterized protein LOC135160208 isoform X3: protein MTNFEGNDPGNGKELSGRSDGPGDPRTSVLSELQMRSTEIGFITEVPDYENLSTSAVLHYCKCKILMPYLRLLWVMGLRPTSTDSESYSCYSVLANIHTVQVTIFMCIGYVLQYMACFRRDRGFCYKLLPVQYEQIENITRTQAYEQICYGNAVFSYLIPSVLHLVAYLYTVYLFRIKENEQLQNLMERAFLLSSNPVNRGNQKKLVRILWLFIGLSVVWMTMALVTVNVLMARGTILFQWLDHSPEHFKKLSKVLLIICTLWHDMVQGTIITSYCLQGQLLVAHLNFLKAKLLQNTLPALDWMKEILEFKKLLKYLNNDLAPAVCIYTVVNLAWAIAGTAWLLEYDTIDSTASPVPYFSIINVILWVLIAMAPFLQAARLSTACSMIQNLGHEVRVRPFVYQTTPGEDLNTILLYTSSLKMCARLFRVPITGRYLCLLLTIASIMLLVMGQCHFFS from the exons ATAGGATTCATCACCGAAGTACCTGATTACGAGAATCTAAGTACTTCAGCAGTCCTTCATTACTGCAAGTGCAAAATACTCATGCCGTATTTGAGATTACTGTGGGTAATGGGGCTGAGACCAACGAGCACAGATTCAGAAAGCTATTCGTGTTACTCGGTTCTAGCCAATATTCATACGGTCCAGGTGACCATTTTCATGTGCATTGGATATGTTCTGCAATACATGGCTTGCTTCAG GAGAGATAGAGGATTCTGCTACAAACTGCTACCCGTTCAATACGaacaaatagaaaatatcACGAGAACCCAAGCCTACGAGCAGATTTGCTACGGCAACGCTGTCTTCAGCTACCTCATCCCCAGTGTTCTCCATCTCGTAGCCTATCTCTATACAGTCTATCTATTCAGGATAAAAGAGAACGAACAGCTCCAGAACCTGATGGAGAGAGCATTTCTTCTCTCGTCGAATCCAGTCAATCGAGGAAACCAAAAGAAACTAGTCAGGATCCTCTGGCTGTTTATCGGCCTGTCGGTCGTGTGGATGACGATGGCACTTGTTACTGTCAATGTCCTGATGGCCAGAGGTACCATCCTCTTTCAATGGCTGGATCACAG TCCTGAACATTTTAAGAAATTATCGAAAGTTCTTCTTATCATCTGTACCCTATGGCACGACATGGTACAGGGAACCATCATTACGAGTTACTGCCTTCAGGGACAGTTACTAGTAGCTCATCTGAATTTTCTGAAGGCCAAACTGTTACAGAACACTCTTCCTGCGCTAGACTGGATGAAA GAAATCCTGGAGTTTAAGAAGCTCTTGAAGTACTTGAACAACGATCTTGCCCCAGCTGTCTGCATTTACACAGTCGTGAACCTCGCCTGGGCTATAGCAGGCACAGCCTGGCTTCTGGAGTACGACACTATAGACTCAACAGCCAGTCCAGTTCCCTACTTCAGCATTATCAACGTAATCCTCTGGGTGTTGATAGCAATGGCTCCATTTTTGCAAGCAGCTAGACTGAGCACAGCCTGCTCCATGATTCAGAATCTGGGCCATGAGGTGAGGGTGAGACCATTCGTCTACCAGACCACACCTGGGGAAGACCTCAACACAATTCTCCTTTACACTTCCTCGCTGAAGATGTGTGCGAGACTCTTCCGGGTGCCCATCACTGGACGTTATCTTTGTTTATTACTCACCATTGCTAGTATTATGCTCCTGGTGATGGGACAGTGCCATTTCTTTTCCTGA